The genome window aagtggttgatcaggcgctcgggatatcattggcctgatatgctggaagattgtttcaagtaCTACAAAGGGTGCCAGGcctatcagaggtttggaagagtacagatagtaccagcatcagccatgaatcctatcatcaagcCTTGGCCGTTCAGGggttggggcatggatatgatcggtaagattaatcctccatcgagtaaaggccatcagttcatCTTGGCCATTACAGATTATTTTACTAAATCGGTAGAGGCCGTGCCCATGAAGTCGGTGACAtcaagggacgtcatcaatttcatcAAAGAACATGTTATCCATAGGTTTGgaatccctcagaccattacaacagatggagggtcggtgttcatatctgatgaattcaaaaagttcgctgccgacatggggattaagttaatcaggtcatctccatactatgctcaagcgaatggacaagccgaagcgtccaatcagagcctgatcaagttgatcaagaggaagattgatgaatttccacggcgttggcatgaggtattattagaggcattgtgggcttatcgtgtttcatgtcacggggcaacaagaacttcgccatatcatctggtatatgggcaggaggccgtattgccatgggaaatcacggccggttcaagatgaatagagttccagaatgaattgactgctgaagagtatgcagcactaatgagcgataatgtggaagatattacagaactcaggctttggtcgatggaaaagatcaaggaaaataaggccaaggtagcccgtgcatacaacaagaaggttaaaccgaaggaattccaagttggggatttagtatgggaagcggtgctgccattggggactaaggacgcggcatatggtaaatggtctccaaattggcacgggccttataaaGTTGACCAAGTTCTACcagggaacgcatacatgcttgaggaATTAGATGGTAGTAAATTTCCAGTGGctgtcaacggtcaacatctcaagaaatatttcccgagcatgtgggaagacgagtaaTAAAGCcgatgtgatgcatcaggctatggactagTATAATCAGGGCATTGGCAGGGatataatcgagtactttgcaGCACATGGAGTTGATCTAACCGGGTACTTTGTAGGCTGCAAGACAGCACTCATCGAGTACTTTGGGAGCCGGTGCAACGCATCATGCTACAGGATGGGATAAGATGAACAAGTCAGACCTGTGGAGGAAAAGTAGTGCCGGTCCATACGCAGAATTAAGGAtcgaatagccgatgttaagccatcgacttcAGAAACAATAGTTGGGTCCTCTCAATTCTGGGTCTTGATAAAAACAAGGAGGACGATCGCAGGAGTCtattgatcttaaaagaacaggttcgacttcttcGAGGGTTTTCTCTGGTACCCGCATAGTTTGATCCGACTGAGGGAACGGGATCCAACAACAAAAAGGGTCGATTACAGAGTACTTCTGTTAGCAGGAACATTCACaaagtactcgagttcttgagATTTTGTTAACCCGGAATAAAAGAAGAACTCGAGATTAGTTCGAATAATGCAAGGGAAAggaccgatgcgatgccatcggactttgaGATTAAAAGTCAAGGATTGGCTTGACGAAAACAAAGGATCTATTTACAAAAGGGTGGTTACAAAAGAAGCCAATCTACCAGCTCTGCGCGCAATGGTGGAAGACCCTATGAGCTACCACCAGTAAGCCCCTAGGGTTATGTGGCGCTTATACGGGGGGGAAACACTGGAGTCGTCGTCATCGCCGTCGCCAGTGCTGCTGCTGTCGTCGCCATCATCACTGCCACGACTGGCGTCGTCTCTGGAGTCTTTGTCGTCCTCTGAAGACGACGATCCGCCGCAGAGGTATCTTCTCGCTGCTGAATCACCGTCCGAAGAAATAATCTGGGTATCTTCTtccgaggaagaaaagaagtcgcCATCCCAggagtcgtcgtcgtcttcgtctAGAACCCCGTGAAGAAGgatctggaggtcttcatcaTCGGTCAGGGGGTTgt of Panicum hallii strain FIL2 unplaced genomic scaffold, PHallii_v3.1 scaffold_324, whole genome shotgun sequence contains these proteins:
- the LOC112878664 gene encoding nucleolin-like produces the protein MASYEDLAPLYWDAEEWDYSTWSEDDNPLTDDEDLQILLHGVLDEDDDDSWDGDFFSSSEEDTQIISSDGDSAARRYLCGGSSSSEDDKDSRDDASRGSDDGDDSSSTGDGDDDDSSVSPPYKRHITLGAYWW